A DNA window from Acidimicrobiia bacterium contains the following coding sequences:
- a CDS encoding nuclear transport factor 2 family protein, whose protein sequence is MHPFRRGVENRDVAAVLETFSPDIVVHSPVLFRPFEGIEVVSKLFEILVEVFEDVRYTDELTDADGTTALVFRAHVGDRDVQGIDLLHHDGDGLVNDLTVFVRPQSGLMAVSEEMGRRVGDLRPS, encoded by the coding sequence ATGCATCCGTTCCGACGGGGTGTCGAGAATCGCGACGTTGCGGCGGTCCTCGAGACCTTCTCCCCCGACATCGTGGTCCACTCACCGGTCCTCTTCCGTCCCTTCGAGGGCATCGAGGTCGTCAGCAAGCTCTTCGAGATCCTCGTCGAGGTCTTCGAGGACGTCCGCTACACCGACGAGCTCACCGACGCCGACGGTACGACGGCTCTCGTGTTCCGAGCCCATGTGGGCGACCGCGACGTGCAGGGCATCGACCTCCTGCACCACGACGGTGACGGGCTGGTCAACGACCTCACGGTCTTCGTGCGGCCCCAGTCGGGCCTGATGGCAGTGAGCGAGGAGATGGGCCGTCGCGTGGGGGACCTCCGCCCCTCCTAG
- a CDS encoding acyl-CoA dehydrogenase family protein → MDLTFSADEQVFRAEARAWLEANVPADPLPSGDTAEGFAAHLDWERRLYDERWVAVSWPEEYGGRGATLWEWLIFEEEYWRAGAPNRVNQNGLFLLAPSIFAFGTDEQKARFLPGIASSEYLFCQGWSEPNAGSDLAGITSRAVRDDTAAGWRLTGQKTWTTRGAFCNWLFGLFRSDPEAERHRGLTYFLVPLDADGVTVRPVGRLDGDDGFAEVFLEDVLVTDDLVLGEVDGGWKVAMSTTSSERGLSLRSPGRFLAAAGSLADLYRDRRSEADPGLRDAVVRAWMDADAYRLHTFRTVTRMTDGDALGAEASFMKLFWSELDVSLHEAALGLLGVDAELDIDGWMKGYQFSLAGPIYAGTNEIQRNVVAERVLGLPR, encoded by the coding sequence ATGGATCTCACCTTCAGCGCCGACGAGCAGGTCTTCCGGGCCGAGGCACGGGCCTGGCTGGAGGCCAACGTCCCCGCCGATCCGCTGCCGTCGGGCGACACGGCCGAGGGCTTCGCGGCGCACCTCGACTGGGAGCGGCGTCTGTACGACGAGCGCTGGGTGGCCGTGTCGTGGCCCGAGGAGTACGGCGGGCGCGGCGCCACGCTCTGGGAGTGGCTCATCTTCGAGGAGGAGTACTGGCGCGCCGGAGCGCCCAACCGTGTCAACCAGAACGGGCTGTTCCTCCTGGCGCCCTCGATCTTCGCCTTCGGCACCGACGAGCAGAAGGCGCGCTTCCTCCCCGGTATCGCGTCCTCGGAGTACCTGTTCTGCCAGGGCTGGTCCGAGCCGAACGCGGGAAGCGATCTGGCGGGCATCACGAGCCGCGCCGTGCGCGACGACACCGCAGCGGGCTGGCGCCTGACGGGTCAGAAGACCTGGACCACCCGCGGGGCGTTCTGCAACTGGCTCTTCGGTCTCTTCCGCTCCGACCCCGAGGCCGAGCGGCACCGTGGGCTCACCTACTTCCTGGTCCCCCTCGACGCCGACGGGGTGACGGTGCGACCCGTGGGGCGCCTCGACGGCGACGACGGCTTCGCCGAGGTCTTCCTCGAGGACGTCCTCGTTACCGACGATCTCGTGCTCGGTGAGGTCGACGGCGGATGGAAGGTCGCCATGTCGACCACGAGCTCCGAGCGGGGGCTGAGCCTGCGCAGCCCGGGTCGCTTCCTCGCCGCGGCCGGGAGTCTCGCCGACCTGTACCGCGATCGACGCTCAGAGGCCGACCCGGGACTACGCGACGCCGTGGTGCGCGCCTGGATGGACGCCGACGCCTACCGGCTCCACACCTTCCGGACCGTCACCCGCATGACCGACGGTGACGCACTCGGCGCCGAGGCGAGCTTCATGAAGCTGTTCTGGTCGGAGCTCGACGTGTCGCTGCACGAAGCCGCCCTCGGGTTGCTCGGTGTCGACGCCGAGCTCGACATCGACGGCTGGATGAAGGGATACCAGTTCTCCCTCGCGGGGCCGATCTACGCCGGCACGAACGAGATCCAACGCAACGTGGTGGCCGAGCGCGTGCTCGGTCTCCCGCGCTGA
- a CDS encoding nitronate monooxygenase family protein, which yields MSNKPVLHTAACELFGVEYPVVQTGMGWVSGSSLTAATAKAGGLGILASATMTFDELARAIGEVRDATDRPFGVNLRADQPDVDARIGLIVSQGVRVASFAQAPGERLVKTLKDAGVVTMPTVGARRHAEKVAEWGVDAVITQGAEGGGHTGTVPTSLLVPQVVDTVDIPVIAAGGFHDGRGLVAALAWGAAGIAMGTRFLLTAESTVPDNVKQRYLQASVFDTVVTTAVDGYPQRVIRTEMIDTLTGAGRLTALPRALRNALAFRKLTGTPLRELAQEGLAMKRNQDLTWSQVVMAANAPMLTRASMVEGRTEVGILPTGQGVGVIDELPSVADLMSSIVTEAEATLGRLGA from the coding sequence GTGAGCAACAAGCCCGTGTTGCACACCGCGGCGTGTGAACTGTTCGGCGTGGAGTACCCGGTCGTCCAGACGGGCATGGGGTGGGTGTCGGGATCATCGCTCACCGCGGCCACCGCCAAGGCCGGTGGCCTCGGGATCCTGGCCTCGGCGACGATGACCTTCGACGAGCTCGCCCGCGCCATCGGTGAGGTGCGCGACGCCACCGACAGGCCCTTCGGCGTGAACCTCCGCGCCGATCAGCCCGACGTCGACGCCCGCATCGGGCTGATCGTGTCGCAGGGTGTGCGCGTGGCGAGCTTCGCCCAGGCGCCCGGTGAGCGTCTGGTCAAGACGTTGAAGGACGCGGGGGTCGTCACGATGCCGACCGTCGGGGCCCGCCGCCACGCCGAGAAGGTGGCGGAGTGGGGAGTCGACGCCGTCATCACACAGGGAGCCGAGGGGGGTGGCCACACCGGGACGGTGCCGACGTCGCTGCTCGTCCCGCAGGTGGTTGACACCGTCGACATCCCCGTGATCGCGGCGGGGGGCTTCCACGACGGACGGGGCCTCGTCGCGGCGCTGGCCTGGGGAGCGGCCGGGATCGCCATGGGCACCCGGTTCCTCCTCACGGCGGAGTCCACGGTGCCCGACAACGTGAAGCAGCGCTACCTCCAGGCGTCGGTGTTCGACACTGTCGTCACGACAGCCGTCGACGGCTACCCCCAGCGCGTGATCCGCACCGAGATGATCGACACGCTCACCGGTGCCGGGAGGCTGACGGCACTCCCGCGGGCGCTGCGGAACGCTCTGGCATTCCGCAAGCTCACCGGCACGCCGCTCCGCGAGCTCGCGCAGGAGGGACTGGCGATGAAGCGCAACCAGGACCTCACCTGGAGCCAGGTCGTCATGGCCGCCAACGCCCCGATGCTCACCCGGGCCTCGATGGTGGAGGGCCGCACCGAGGTGGGGATCCTCCCGACGGGACAGGGTGTCGGTGTGATCGACGAACTGCCGAGCGTCGCCGACCTGATGTCCTCGATCGTGACAGAAGCCGAAGCGACACTCGGGCGCCTGGGTGCCTGA
- a CDS encoding CoA-transferase, protein MAERPEPELHPTGPATRAEICVLACADAFRGDGEILANPIGTIPVIGGHLARATFEPDLVMTDGTALLISNALSLGVADPDKTVEGWNPYRSMFDVVWSGRRHVMMGATQIDAHGNQNIAAIGDPRRPKTQLLGFRGAPGNTINHATSYWVPNHSTRVFVDRVDVVTGVGYDRAAALGPASSRFHEIPRVVTNLCVLDFETPDHALRLRSLHPGVTADEVVEATGCDLVVPDDIPVTPVPSGDDLTLIRDTLDPTGLREREVPA, encoded by the coding sequence ATGGCTGAGCGACCGGAACCCGAGCTCCACCCGACCGGCCCCGCCACGCGCGCCGAGATCTGTGTTCTCGCGTGTGCCGACGCCTTCCGGGGCGACGGTGAGATCCTCGCCAACCCCATCGGCACGATCCCGGTGATCGGCGGACATCTCGCCCGCGCCACGTTCGAGCCCGACCTCGTCATGACCGACGGCACAGCTCTTCTCATCTCGAACGCTCTCTCCCTCGGGGTCGCAGACCCCGACAAGACGGTCGAGGGCTGGAACCCGTACCGCTCGATGTTCGACGTGGTGTGGTCGGGGCGCCGCCACGTGATGATGGGCGCGACGCAGATCGACGCCCACGGCAACCAGAACATCGCGGCGATCGGTGATCCCCGGAGACCCAAGACGCAGCTCCTCGGGTTCCGCGGCGCACCGGGCAACACCATCAACCACGCCACGAGCTACTGGGTGCCCAACCACTCGACACGCGTCTTCGTGGACCGGGTCGACGTCGTCACGGGTGTCGGCTACGACCGCGCCGCCGCGCTCGGGCCGGCGTCGTCGCGCTTCCACGAGATCCCCCGTGTCGTCACGAACCTGTGCGTTCTCGACTTCGAGACACCCGACCACGCGCTCCGGCTCCGGTCGCTCCATCCGGGTGTCACCGCAGATGAGGTCGTGGAGGCCACGGGGTGCGATCTCGTCGTGCCCGACGACATCCCGGTCACGCCGGTGCCGTCCGGCGACGACCTGACATTGATCCGCGACACGCTCGACCCGACCGGGCTGCGTGAGCGCGAGGTGCCCGCGTGA
- a CDS encoding CoA transferase: protein MTGVLDGVRILDLTWGAAGPLGVLLLAEQGADVVKVEPPGGDPFRSYSGYHVWNRSRRSVILDLKSDDGRAAFGALVDTSDVVVESYRPGVAERLGIGYSDLADDHPRLVYCSCPAYPDGHRNAHRPGYDALVQAASGQQWEQWGWRPGPIFMPMPVPSMGALFLVSIGIAAALAAREETGRGQHVRTSLLQGAFLYTTQIWQEVEHGAVAHYTMMAKTSPPGVHQASIFECAADEWIHAAAMNGLKPVKTEDELLGLPDVGDMWTFMALPPEEKKKIEDARAAAYRSRDRDALVEEFHANNLGAEAIVRPTEMFDHEQLIANGMVATVDDPGLGETTQIGVPFTLEDAPGAIQGPQPPAGAHTREVLTDAGLDPGLVDALVDTATTSTGAEA from the coding sequence ATGACGGGAGTTCTCGACGGGGTCCGCATCCTCGATCTCACGTGGGGTGCCGCCGGGCCGCTGGGCGTCCTGCTCCTCGCCGAGCAGGGAGCCGACGTCGTCAAGGTCGAGCCACCCGGCGGAGACCCCTTCCGCTCCTACTCCGGCTACCACGTGTGGAACCGCAGCCGGCGCAGCGTCATCCTCGACCTGAAGTCCGACGACGGGCGTGCGGCGTTCGGGGCGCTCGTCGACACGTCCGACGTGGTCGTCGAGAGCTACCGGCCCGGGGTCGCCGAGCGTCTCGGTATCGGCTACTCCGACCTCGCCGACGACCACCCGCGCCTCGTCTACTGCTCGTGCCCTGCCTACCCCGACGGCCACCGCAATGCCCACCGGCCGGGCTACGACGCCCTCGTACAGGCAGCCTCGGGTCAGCAGTGGGAGCAGTGGGGTTGGCGCCCGGGTCCGATCTTCATGCCGATGCCGGTGCCGAGCATGGGGGCGCTGTTCCTCGTGAGCATCGGGATCGCCGCGGCCCTGGCGGCCCGCGAGGAGACCGGCCGTGGCCAGCACGTCCGCACGTCGTTGCTCCAGGGGGCCTTCCTCTACACGACACAGATCTGGCAGGAGGTCGAGCACGGCGCCGTGGCGCACTACACGATGATGGCGAAGACCTCACCGCCGGGTGTCCATCAGGCGTCGATCTTCGAGTGTGCCGCCGACGAGTGGATCCACGCCGCCGCCATGAACGGCCTGAAGCCGGTCAAGACCGAGGACGAGTTGCTCGGCCTGCCCGACGTCGGTGACATGTGGACCTTCATGGCGCTACCGCCCGAGGAGAAGAAGAAGATCGAGGATGCCCGCGCCGCCGCCTACCGGTCCCGAGACCGCGACGCACTCGTGGAGGAGTTCCACGCCAACAACCTCGGCGCCGAGGCGATCGTGCGGCCGACCGAGATGTTCGACCACGAGCAACTCATCGCCAACGGGATGGTGGCGACCGTCGACGACCCCGGCCTGGGCGAGACGACGCAGATCGGCGTCCCGTTCACCCTCGAGGACGCCCCCGGGGCGATCCAGGGCCCCCAGCCGCCCGCGGGCGCCCACACCCGTGAGGTGCTCACCGACGCCGGCCTCGACCCCGGGCTCGTCGACGCCCTCGTTGACACGGCCACGACGTCGACCGGTGCGGAGGCCTGA
- a CDS encoding CoA transferase — translation MRRPEMHALEGVRVLDFGQYLAGPFGPMILADLGADVIKVEPVTGDAMRGAPAPFFGCQRGKRSVALDVRTERGLALAHELVATADIVHHNMTQGVAKRLRLDYPTLREIRPDLIYCNTWAYGKEGPLSRFGGLDPLYQAAAGLEHEAGPVDAGNPPLYYRFGMCDASNALLSVVGVLLALYHRRRTGEGMDVWTSLLNGGALFTSDAMLVGGKPAPRPALDGNQTGFGAGYRLYETQEGWIQVVAVREEHWSALFGALGRDDLADDPRFVDDSARAANREALEAELEPVFRTRSALHWTWTLDAAGVPNEIAVDTNGGEHALYDEDNVRLGLVAEYEHAVRGVMRQYGSLIDLSDTPGVVQGPPPLAGEHTREILAELGHDDTEVDALAADDVVYALDGSYRDRFLV, via the coding sequence GTGCGGAGGCCTGAGATGCACGCCCTCGAGGGAGTCCGCGTCCTCGACTTCGGTCAGTACCTGGCCGGCCCGTTCGGCCCGATGATCCTCGCCGACCTCGGTGCCGATGTCATCAAGGTGGAGCCCGTCACGGGTGACGCCATGCGCGGGGCCCCCGCTCCGTTCTTCGGCTGCCAGCGCGGCAAGCGCAGCGTGGCGCTCGACGTGCGCACCGAGCGCGGTCTGGCACTGGCCCACGAGCTCGTCGCCACCGCCGACATCGTCCACCACAACATGACCCAGGGTGTGGCGAAGCGCCTCCGGCTCGACTACCCGACGCTGAGGGAGATCAGACCCGACCTCATCTACTGCAACACGTGGGCCTACGGGAAGGAGGGCCCCCTCTCCAGGTTCGGGGGTCTCGACCCCCTCTACCAGGCGGCTGCGGGCCTCGAGCACGAGGCCGGGCCCGTCGACGCCGGCAACCCGCCCCTCTACTACCGCTTCGGGATGTGCGACGCGTCGAACGCTCTGCTCTCGGTGGTGGGCGTTCTCCTCGCCCTCTACCACCGGCGCCGCACCGGTGAGGGCATGGACGTGTGGACGTCGCTGCTGAACGGCGGCGCGCTGTTCACCTCGGACGCGATGCTCGTCGGCGGAAAGCCCGCGCCGCGACCGGCGCTCGACGGGAACCAGACCGGGTTCGGGGCCGGATACCGCCTCTACGAGACCCAGGAGGGCTGGATCCAGGTCGTGGCCGTGCGCGAGGAGCACTGGTCGGCCCTTTTCGGCGCCCTGGGACGCGACGACCTGGCCGACGATCCTCGCTTCGTCGACGACAGCGCACGTGCAGCAAACCGGGAGGCGCTCGAGGCCGAGTTGGAGCCCGTGTTCCGGACGCGGTCCGCCCTGCACTGGACATGGACGCTCGACGCCGCCGGCGTGCCCAATGAGATCGCCGTCGACACGAACGGCGGCGAGCACGCCCTCTACGACGAGGACAACGTGCGGCTGGGCCTCGTGGCCGAGTACGAGCACGCGGTGCGCGGCGTGATGCGCCAGTACGGCTCGCTGATCGACCTCTCCGACACACCGGGAGTCGTACAGGGCCCTCCACCGCTGGCGGGTGAGCACACCCGGGAGATCCTCGCCGAGCTCGGCCACGACGACACCGAGGTCGACGCGTTGGCGGCCGACGACGTCGTCTACGCCCTCGACGGCAGCTACCGCGACCGCTTCCTCGTGTGA
- a CDS encoding lipid-transfer protein, with the protein MTRENDIAVLGVGMHPWGKWGRNFVDYGLVAAREALADAGLEWTDIQFVSGADTMRNGYPGYVSGATFAQALGWSGARVASSYAACASGATALSVARAQILAGLCDVALVIGADTTPKGFLAPNAGERGDDPDWLRFRLLGATNPTYFALYARRRMALYGATDADFATVKEKNSRHGLTNPKARYRKAFSREEVLNSPIVADPLRLLEICATSDGAAAVVVASTDFAARHRSGPAGDGADAGADVKVAAISTVTPEYPNTVIEMPNFSTDSSAGAPAPEFGFRDSIARGAYEEAGLGPADLDLAEVYDLSTALELDWYENIGLCEEGEAEKLLNNGDTTIGGRIPVNPSGGLGCFGEAVPAQALAQVCEVTWQLRGQAGDRQVEGARVGLTINQGLFGHGSSVILTR; encoded by the coding sequence GTGACGCGCGAGAACGACATCGCCGTCCTCGGTGTGGGAATGCACCCGTGGGGCAAGTGGGGACGCAACTTCGTCGACTACGGCCTCGTCGCCGCGCGGGAGGCGCTCGCGGATGCCGGGCTCGAGTGGACCGACATCCAGTTCGTGTCGGGGGCCGACACGATGCGCAACGGCTATCCGGGCTACGTCTCGGGTGCCACGTTCGCACAGGCCCTCGGCTGGTCGGGGGCGCGCGTGGCGAGCTCGTACGCGGCGTGTGCTTCGGGCGCCACCGCGTTGTCGGTGGCCCGCGCCCAGATCCTCGCGGGGCTCTGCGACGTGGCACTCGTCATCGGGGCGGACACGACGCCGAAGGGCTTCCTGGCCCCCAACGCGGGCGAGCGCGGCGACGATCCCGACTGGCTGCGCTTCCGCCTGCTCGGCGCCACGAACCCCACCTACTTCGCCCTCTACGCCCGGCGACGGATGGCCCTCTACGGCGCCACCGACGCCGACTTCGCAACGGTCAAGGAGAAGAACAGCCGTCACGGGCTCACGAACCCCAAGGCCCGCTACCGGAAGGCCTTCAGCCGGGAGGAGGTCCTCAACTCGCCGATCGTGGCCGACCCGCTGCGACTGCTCGAGATCTGTGCCACGAGCGACGGTGCGGCCGCCGTCGTCGTGGCGAGCACCGACTTCGCCGCCCGGCACCGATCCGGACCGGCCGGCGACGGCGCCGATGCGGGCGCCGATGTGAAGGTGGCGGCGATCTCGACCGTCACACCCGAGTACCCCAACACGGTGATCGAGATGCCGAACTTCTCGACCGACTCGTCGGCCGGTGCGCCGGCCCCCGAGTTCGGGTTCCGCGACTCGATCGCGCGTGGCGCCTACGAAGAGGCGGGGCTCGGGCCCGCTGACCTCGACCTGGCCGAGGTCTACGACCTGTCGACGGCGTTGGAGCTCGACTGGTACGAGAACATCGGGCTGTGCGAGGAGGGGGAAGCCGAGAAGCTCCTCAACAACGGCGACACCACCATCGGCGGCCGGATCCCGGTGAACCCCAGCGGCGGTCTCGGCTGCTTCGGGGAGGCCGTCCCCGCCCAGGCGCTGGCGCAGGTGTGCGAGGTCACGTGGCAGCTCCGCGGTCAGGCGGGTGACCGTCAGGTCGAGGGTGCCAGGGTCGGCCTCACCATCAACCAGGGCCTGTTCGGCCACGGATCGTCGGTGATCCTCACACGCTGA
- a CDS encoding acyl-CoA dehydrogenase family protein, whose product MHFSPTDDQVALSGAVADLLARECTPEAVRAAWDTTDGRVPGLWDHLVEMGVIGTCATEEHGGMGLSMLDLAGVLVEVGRAAAPEPVVDAAAVAVPVLESAGGSIADEWVPALVGGEASVAVGVSAAIPTAGGSRPVENAATADVLLLSDGDVVHLVGAEAVTASPRTSVDGSRRVADVTWDPTPSTRIGGGETLQSARNLGVTATAAVLVGLGAAMLERTVEYAKERHQFGRPIGSFQAVKHHLATAALHLEYARPLVQRAAYTLTRTSPDPGSGTDPDPEGGAAVDSARDASMALAYAAEASHIAGRTALQVHGAIGYTVEYDLHLWLKRAWALESVWGSAAFHREEVARRVLDGPTDAPDWTDREHA is encoded by the coding sequence GTGCATTTCTCCCCGACCGACGACCAGGTCGCACTGTCCGGCGCCGTTGCCGACCTGCTCGCGCGTGAGTGCACACCGGAGGCGGTGCGCGCAGCTTGGGACACCACCGACGGTCGGGTCCCCGGCCTGTGGGACCACCTCGTCGAGATGGGAGTGATCGGGACCTGCGCCACCGAGGAGCACGGGGGAATGGGCCTGTCGATGCTCGACCTCGCCGGTGTTCTCGTCGAGGTCGGTCGTGCGGCCGCACCGGAACCCGTCGTCGACGCGGCGGCGGTAGCCGTTCCGGTGCTCGAGAGTGCCGGTGGGAGCATCGCCGACGAGTGGGTCCCTGCACTCGTGGGAGGTGAGGCCTCGGTGGCTGTCGGCGTGTCGGCGGCGATACCGACCGCCGGCGGGTCGCGACCCGTGGAGAACGCCGCAACGGCCGACGTGCTCCTCCTCTCGGACGGTGACGTCGTGCACCTGGTCGGTGCCGAGGCCGTGACCGCATCGCCACGGACCTCGGTCGACGGTTCGCGCCGCGTCGCCGACGTCACGTGGGATCCGACGCCGTCCACGAGGATCGGAGGTGGGGAGACGCTCCAGTCAGCGCGGAACCTCGGGGTCACCGCCACGGCCGCCGTGCTCGTCGGACTCGGTGCCGCCATGCTGGAGCGCACCGTGGAGTACGCCAAGGAGCGCCACCAGTTCGGCAGGCCCATCGGGAGCTTCCAGGCCGTCAAGCACCATCTGGCCACCGCCGCACTCCACCTCGAGTACGCGCGACCGCTCGTGCAGCGCGCGGCGTACACGCTGACCCGCACGTCGCCGGACCCGGGTTCCGGCACCGACCCCGACCCCGAGGGCGGCGCCGCCGTCGACAGCGCACGCGATGCCTCCATGGCGCTGGCCTACGCGGCGGAGGCCTCCCACATTGCCGGCCGCACCGCCCTCCAGGTGCACGGTGCCATCGGCTACACGGTGGAGTACGACCTCCATCTGTGGCTGAAGCGTGCCTGGGCCCTGGAATCGGTGTGGGGCTCGGCGGCGTTCCACCGTGAGGAGGTCGCCCGCCGGGTTCTCGACGGCCCCACCGACGCACCAGACTGGACCGACAGGGAGCACGCATGA
- a CDS encoding OB-fold domain-containing protein, with protein sequence MGAGMGERVPAVEGWFTTDPESPALLGTRCTTCGSYFFPAERRFCRNPRCVGETFDDVELSRRGTVWSYTENQYEPPAPYVAPDPFVPYTVAAVELAHEGIVVLGQVAGDTTDLAVGAPVELVVDTLFEDDDGEHVVWKWKVVGEVDTEVGAA encoded by the coding sequence ATGGGAGCAGGTATGGGAGAGCGCGTTCCGGCCGTCGAGGGCTGGTTCACGACGGACCCCGAGAGCCCGGCACTGCTCGGGACCCGCTGCACCACGTGCGGCAGCTACTTCTTCCCCGCGGAACGGCGGTTCTGCCGCAACCCGCGTTGCGTGGGGGAGACCTTCGACGACGTCGAGTTGTCGCGGCGGGGGACGGTGTGGTCCTACACGGAGAACCAGTACGAACCGCCGGCTCCCTACGTCGCACCCGATCCGTTCGTGCCCTACACCGTGGCGGCGGTCGAACTCGCCCACGAGGGCATCGTCGTGCTGGGCCAGGTCGCCGGGGACACCACGGACCTCGCCGTGGGTGCTCCGGTGGAGCTCGTTGTCGACACGCTCTTCGAGGACGACGACGGTGAGCACGTCGTGTGGAAGTGGAAGGTCGTCGGCGAGGTCGACACGGAAGTGGGTGCAGCGTGA
- a CDS encoding acetyl-CoA C-acetyltransferase, producing the protein MTQESRNVGADAYIVDAVRTPVGKRGGGLSGVHPADLGAASLTALMDRTGVDPAAVDDVVFGNVDSIGPQAGDIARTCWLAAGLPDEVPGTTVDRQCGSSQQAVHFAAQAVMSGTSDLVVAGGVQNMSQIPISSAMTVAEQFGFTDPFSGSKGWQARYGDQEVSQFRSAEMIAEKWDISREEMERFALESHERALRAIDEGRFEPEIVPVEGVTTDEGPRRGTSLEKMAGLDPLVPGGRITAAVSSQISDASAAILVASEQAVSEHDLEPRARIHHLSVRGADPVWMLTAPIPATAHAFEKSGMSLDDIDLVEINEAFASVVLAWQRETGADMETVNVNGGAIALGHPLGATGARLMTTLLGELERTGGRYGLQTMCEGGGQANVTIIESLRTRG; encoded by the coding sequence ATGACACAGGAGAGTCGCAACGTGGGAGCCGACGCGTACATCGTCGATGCCGTCCGCACGCCGGTCGGCAAGCGGGGGGGCGGGCTGAGCGGGGTTCACCCGGCCGACCTGGGAGCGGCTTCGCTGACGGCGCTCATGGACCGGACGGGTGTCGACCCTGCGGCCGTGGACGACGTCGTGTTCGGCAACGTCGACAGCATCGGGCCCCAGGCCGGCGACATCGCACGAACCTGCTGGCTCGCTGCCGGCCTGCCCGACGAGGTGCCGGGAACGACCGTCGACCGCCAGTGCGGCTCGTCCCAGCAGGCCGTGCACTTCGCCGCACAGGCCGTCATGAGCGGCACCAGCGACCTCGTCGTGGCCGGTGGTGTCCAGAACATGAGCCAGATCCCGATCTCGTCGGCCATGACCGTGGCCGAGCAGTTCGGGTTCACGGACCCCTTCTCGGGATCGAAGGGCTGGCAGGCGCGCTACGGCGACCAGGAAGTCTCCCAGTTCCGCTCGGCGGAGATGATCGCCGAGAAGTGGGACATCAGTCGCGAGGAGATGGAGCGCTTCGCCCTCGAGAGCCACGAGCGTGCGCTACGGGCCATCGACGAGGGTCGCTTCGAACCCGAGATCGTGCCGGTGGAGGGCGTGACGACCGACGAGGGGCCACGCCGCGGCACCTCGCTCGAGAAGATGGCCGGCCTCGACCCGCTCGTACCCGGCGGGCGCATCACCGCCGCCGTGTCGTCGCAGATCTCGGATGCGTCGGCGGCAATCCTCGTCGCCTCGGAGCAGGCGGTCTCCGAGCACGACCTCGAGCCCCGTGCGCGCATCCATCACCTGAGCGTGCGCGGCGCCGACCCGGTGTGGATGCTGACCGCACCGATCCCGGCGACGGCCCACGCCTTCGAGAAGTCGGGCATGAGCCTCGACGACATCGACCTCGTGGAGATCAACGAGGCGTTCGCATCCGTCGTCCTCGCATGGCAGCGGGAGACCGGTGCCGACATGGAGACGGTCAACGTCAACGGTGGGGCGATCGCCCTGGGCCATCCCCTGGGAGCGACCGGTGCGCGCCTCATGACGACCCTGCTCGGCGAGCTGGAGCGCACGGGGGGTCGCTACGGCCTCCAGACGATGTGCGAAGGTGGCGGGCAGGCCAACGTCACGATCATCGAGAGCCTCCGCACGAGGGGCTGA
- a CDS encoding LLM class F420-dependent oxidoreductase, giving the protein MDLGVTMFTTDRSMHPASLARAVEERGFASLYVPEHTHIPTARTTPPPTGEAELPEEYSRTLDPFVALSAAGAVTDRLRVGTGICLPAERDPIVTAKEVATLDHLTGGRFVFGIGFGWNVEEMADHGVDFMERRAVTRERVLAMKELWTEDRATYTGEYVSFEETWSWPKPVQRPHPPVLIGGAGGPKLFDAIADYGDGWMPIGGSGLTESIPRLREVVAGAGRDPDALHIVPVGTIPDAGKLEHYRDIGVTEVVVRLPSAPADQVLPVLDDYARLVGSF; this is encoded by the coding sequence ATGGACCTCGGCGTGACAATGTTCACGACAGACAGGTCGATGCACCCGGCGTCGCTCGCGCGCGCCGTGGAGGAGCGTGGCTTCGCGTCGCTCTACGTCCCTGAGCACACGCACATCCCCACGGCCCGCACGACTCCTCCACCCACCGGCGAGGCAGAACTTCCCGAGGAGTACAGCCGGACCCTCGACCCGTTCGTGGCGCTGTCGGCCGCCGGTGCCGTCACCGACCGGCTCCGCGTCGGTACGGGAATCTGCCTTCCCGCCGAACGCGACCCGATCGTCACCGCCAAGGAGGTCGCCACCCTCGACCACCTCACAGGTGGCCGCTTCGTCTTCGGGATCGGCTTCGGCTGGAACGTCGAGGAGATGGCGGACCACGGTGTGGACTTCATGGAACGACGGGCGGTCACCCGCGAGCGTGTCCTTGCCATGAAGGAACTGTGGACCGAGGACCGGGCCACCTACACCGGCGAGTACGTCTCGTTCGAGGAGACGTGGTCGTGGCCGAAGCCCGTGCAGCGGCCGCATCCGCCGGTACTGATCGGAGGTGCCGGTGGCCCGAAGCTGTTCGACGCCATCGCCGACTACGGCGACGGCTGGATGCCGATCGGCGGCTCGGGCCTGACGGAGTCGATACCGAGGCTCCGGGAGGTCGTGGCCGGCGCGGGACGCGACCCCGACGCCCTCCACATCGTCCCCGTCGGCACGATCCCCGACGCGGGAAAGCTGGAGCACTACCGCGACATCGGTGTGACCGAGGTCGTCGTGCGGCTCCCGTCGGCGCCCGCCGATCAGGTGCTCCCGGTCCTCGACGACTACGCGCGCCTCGTCGGGTCCTTCTAG